A DNA window from Solanum lycopersicum chromosome 3, SLM_r2.1 contains the following coding sequences:
- the LOC101259812 gene encoding phosphatidate cytidylyltransferase 1 translates to MHTDSNSGVPGTPSGRIRRRRGSNEVPPEVVKANGNHLLVNDRSKYKSMLIRAYSSVWMIGGFAFIIYMGHLYIWAMVVVIQIFMAKELFNLLRRAHEDRHLPGFRLLNWHFFFTAMLFVYGRMLSQRLVNTVTLDKFLYKLVGRFVKYHMVTCYFFYIAGFMWFILTLKKKMYKYQFSQYAWTHMILIVVFTQSAFTVANIFEGIFWFLLPASLIVINDIAAYFFGFFFGRTPLIKLSPKKTWEGFIGASITTIISAFLLANMFGHFQWLTCPRKDLSTGWLDCDPGPLFKPEYFTLPEWFPAWFLSREIAVLPVQWHALLLGLFASIIAPFGGFFASGFKRAFKIKDFGDSIPGHGGMTDRMDCQMVMAVFAYIYHQSFIVPQNLSIEMILDQIILNLTFEEQLAVYKKLGQIIQERTFGES, encoded by the exons ATGCACACCGATAGCAATTCCGGTGTCCCGGGAACACCTTCAGGACGGATACGTCGTCGCAGAGGATCAAATGAG GTTCCTCCAGAAGTTGTCAAAGCAAATGGAAACCATTTGCTTGTTAATGATCGGTCGAAGTACAAATCAATGCTTATCCGTGCATATTCATCCGTGTGGATGATTGGAGGCTTTGCTTTCATTATTTACATGGGTCATCTTTATATTTGGGCCATGGTTGTTGTCATCCAAATCTTTATGGCAAAAGAGTTGTTCAATCTACTTAGAAGAGCACATGAAGACCGGCATCTTCCTGGTTTCAGGCTATTGAATTG GCACTTTTTCTTCACAGCAATGCTATTCGTATATGGCCGCATGCTAAGCCAAAGACTTGTCAACACGGTTACTTTAGACAAATTCCTATACAAGCTTGTCGGTAGATTTGTTAAGTATCACATGGTCACGTGTTATTTCTTCTATATCGCAG GTTTCATGTGGTTCATTCTAACACTGAAGAAGAAGATGTACAAGTATCAATTTAGCCAATACGCATGGACACATATGATTCTAATCGTGGTGTTCACACAATCGGCTTTCACTGTTGCCAATATTTTTGAGGGAATTTTCTG GTTCCTGCTTCCAGCTTCACTCATCGTGATCAATGATATAGCTGCCTATTTTTTCGGATTCTTCTTTGGACGAACTCCTTTGATCAAATTGTCCCCTAAGAAAACTTGGGAAGGCTTCATTGGAGCATCTATTACAACCATTATCTCTGCCTTTCTG CTTGCGAATATGTTTGGTCATTTTCAGTGGCTGACATGCCCTAGAAAG GACCTATCAACTGGTTGGCTTGATTGTGACCCTGGCCCACTGTTTAAACCAGAATATTTTACTTTGCCAGAATGGTTTCCTGCATGG TTTCTTTCTAGAGAGATTGCTGTTTTACCTGTACAATGGCATGCTTTATTGCTTGGCTTGTTTGCTTCTATTATAGCTCCTTTTGGAGGTTTTTTTGCTAGTGGCTTTAAGAGAGCCTTCAAGATCAAG GATTTTGGTGATAGTATACCTGGACATGGCGGTATGACAGATAGAATGGATTGTCag ATGGTGATGGCTGTTTTTGCATATATCTATCATCAGTCCTTTATTGTGCCACAGAATTTGTCTATTGAGATGATCTTGGATCAG ATAATACTGAACCTTACATTCGAGGAGCAGCTAGCTGTGTACAAGAAACTTGGGCAGATCATCCAGGAGAGGACGTTTGGAGAATCTTGA
- the LOC101260111 gene encoding flotillin-like protein 6: MWYHVAKPSEFLVITGRGIDELKIAKKALVLPFQKCTRINVSPLNYTFEVNAMSAEKLCFLLPAVFTIGPRADDHNSLVKYARLLSHYQRDSHDLKELVQGIIEGETRVLAASMSMEDVFKGTKDFKREVFGKVQVELNQFGLLIYNANIKQLVDVRGHEYFSYLGQKTQMEAANRAKVDVAEAKMKGNVGAKQSEGFTIQSAAKIDVETKVVTTQRQGQGKMEEIKVGSEVKIFEIQQEAEVSEANAKLATKKAAWSQQAKMAEVESDKAVAIREAELQQKVEQTNALTKTENFKAQFLSRANVEYHIKVQEVNGEYYQKQKAADAILYEKEKLAEARRVESDAESYAKKQAADVALYTKTKEAEGLLALAEAQGIYIRTLLSALGGNYSALRDYLMINKGVYKDVAKFNADAIRGLQPKINIWSNGASDGICARKGNGAMKEMSELYRVIPHLLQTVNEQTRMLPPPWLSTCSCNKATPSET; the protein is encoded by the exons ATGTGGTACCATGTGGCAAAACCATCTGAGTTTTTGGTGATCACTGGCAGAGGAATTGATGAATTGAAGATTGCAAAGAAAGCCCTGGTATTACCATTTCAAAAATGCACTAGAATCAATGTTTCCCCTTTAAATTACACATTTGAAGTCAATGCCATGAGTGCCGAAAAACTATGTTTCCTACTCCCTGCCGTTTTCACTATTGGTCCTCGGGCTGATGACCACAACAGCCTTGTCAAATACGCGAGGCTTCTTTCTCACTATCAGCGCGATTCTCATGATCTCAAGGAGCTTGTTCAAGGCATCATTGAGGGAGAAACGCGTGTCTTGGCTGCTTCAATGTCGATGGAAGACGTCTTTAAAGGCACAAAAGATTTCAAGCGCGAAGTTTTTGGGAAGGTTCAGGTTGAGCTCAACCAATTTGGACTTCTGATATATAATGCTAACATTAAGCAACTAGTTGACGTCAGAGGCCATgagtacttttcatatttagGCCAGAAAACTCAAATGGAAGCAGCAAACAGGGCAAAAGTTGATGTCGCTGAAGCAAAAATGAAGGGTAATGTTGGAGCCAAACAGAGTGAAGGATTTACCATTCAAAGTGCTGCAAAGATTGATGTTGAGACGAAGGTAGTAACCACCCAAAGACAAGGTCAAGGTAAAATGGAGGAGATTAAGGTGGGATCAGAAGTTAAGATTTTTGAGATTCAGCAAGAAGCTGAAGTGTCTGAGGCGAATGCAAAACTCGCAACTAAGAAGGCAGCATGGTCTCAGCAGGCGAAGATGGCAGAGGTGGAATCTGATAAAGCCGTGGCAATACGAGAGGCTGAGTTGCAGCAAAAAGTCGAGCAAACAAATGCCTTGACTAAGACTGAGAACTTCAAGGCTCAATTCCTCAGCAGAGCTAATGTGGAATATCATATCAAG GTGCAAGAAGTAAATGGGGAGTATTACCAAAAGCAAAAAGCAGCTGATGCaatactctatgagaaagaaaaattagCAGAGGCTCGAAGGGTTGAATCGGACGCTGAATCATACGCGAAAAAACAAGCTGCAGATGTTGCGCTTTACACCAAGACAAAAGAGGCCGAAGGACTTCTGGCTCTTGCAGAAGCACAAGGGATTTACATACGCACACTGTTGTCAGCACTGGGAGGAAATTACAGCGCGTTGAGGGATTACTTGATGATTAACAAAGGAGTATACAAGGATGTCGCTAAGTTCAACGCTGATGCTATCAGAGGACTGCAACCAAAGATCAATATTTGGTCAAATGGTGCAAGTGATGGAATATGTGCACGAAAAGGAAATGGAGCTATGAAGGAGATGTCCGAACTTTATCGAGTAATCCCTCACTTGTTACAGACTGTGAATGAGCAAACTAGGATGCTGCCTCCACCATGGCTGAGTACTTGCAGCTGCAACAAGGCCACACCAAGTGAAACTTAA